Proteins encoded by one window of Cervus canadensis isolate Bull #8, Minnesota chromosome 18, ASM1932006v1, whole genome shotgun sequence:
- the LOC122420674 gene encoding clathrin light chain A-like, whose product MAELDPFGVPAGGPALGNGVAGEEDPAAAFLAQQESEIAGIENDEAFAILDGGAPGPQPYGEPQGVPDAVDGAMNGDYCQESNGRTDSYAAISQVDRLQSEPESIRKWREEQTERLEALDANSRKQEAEWKEKAIKELDEWYARQDEQLQKTKANNRAAEEAFVNDIEESSPGTEWERVARLCDSNPKSSKQAKDVSGMRSDLISLKQAPLVH is encoded by the coding sequence ATGGCTGAGTTAGATCCGTTCGGCGTCCCCGCTGGCGGTCCCGCCCTGGGGAACGGAGTGGCCGGCGAAGAGGACCCTGCTGCGGCCTTCTTAGCGCAGCAGGAGAGCGAGATTGCGGGCATCGAGAACGACGAGGCCTTCGCCATCCTGGACGGCGGCGCCCCCGGACCCCAGCCTTACGGCGAGCCGCAGGGGGTTCCAGATGCTGTTGATGGCGCGATGAATGGAGACTACTGTCAGGAGAGTAATGGGAGGACAGACAGTTATGCAGCTATTTCACAAGTGGATCGATTGCAGTCAGAGCCTGAAAGTATCCGTAAATGGAGAGAAGAGCAAACCGAACGCTTGGAAGCCCTTGATGCCAATTCTCGGAAGCAGGAAGCTGAgtggaaagaaaaagcaataaaggaGCTGGACGAGTGGTATGCAAGGCAGGACGAGCAGCTCCAGAAGACAAAAGCCAACAACAGGGCAGCAGAAGAAGCCTTTGTAAATGACATTGAGGAGTCGTCCCCAGGCACTGAGTGGGAACGGGTGGCCCGGCTGTGTGACTCTAACCCCAAGTCCAGCAAGCAGGCCAAAGATGTCTCCGGCATGCGTTCTGACCTCATCTCCCTCAAGCAGGCCCCCTTGGTGCACTGA